The Motacilla alba alba isolate MOTALB_02 chromosome 3, Motacilla_alba_V1.0_pri, whole genome shotgun sequence DNA window CTCAGCTTCGGGGTCAGACTGAGCTTCCTCTTCATGGGACCCATCAGACCTGGGCCTGGactcatcctcctcttcctcctcctcctgggaaCGGTCCAGAGATGGGCCTGCctttgcttcctcctcctcttcctcctcctgggAACGGTCCAGAGATGGGCCTGCctttgcttcctcctcctcttcctcctcctgggAATGGTCCAGAGATGGGCCTGCctttgcttcctcctcctcttcctcctcctcctgggaaTGGTCCAGAGATGGGCCTGTctgtgcttcctcctcctcttcctcctcctgggAATGGCCAAGTGACAGGTCTGCCTtggcttcctcctcttcctccccctggTCACTGTGCTGGCTGGATCCAGGCTCAAGGAcaccagggctggctctggcctCATCCCCATCCTCCAGGTCACTGCACTGCTCCTCTGGGGTGGAGGTTTTGAcaccttttcccttctcttcctcctcctcctcctcccaggacTGCTCAGACTGGGGACTGTCACCAGCTGCTTCCTCAaggaattccatttttttcactttaaccTTGGTGATTCTGAAAAGACAAATTGCATGTGGGGTTTTGTTCTCTGGGAAGATACTTTCCACCTTTATGTAACCCAGGACAaagcctggcagccctggctggggtggagctggggaaggaagagagaagggggGAAACAAGAGGCTTTTTTAATGCTAGAAAGTAATTAAACAGTATTActaatatattctttttttttttttttaatttctgcttccttttaaaTCATAACACCCAACAGATACTAAAAACTATTTTCAATAAggttcacttaaaaaaaatctaaaatttaaaGGTAGTGACTTACAGCAACCTGCCAGAATTTTGGATGAAAGGATCAAACAAGGAAAgtttatcttctttttcctttgaagtgcATTACATAACATAACCAGTTTGGTTAAGCAGCTCTCCTCTGTTTTACgaaataatatttaattcaggaaaaacaatcaaaaatacATAATAATGCTAACACGTAGTCACATACCACATAATACCAGACAATACCACACAGTCAAATACATGGTCCAAATATTAGTCCAAATTTCCcctggaaaatactgaaaatcatTAAAAAGCCCTTAAATCTACACATGgaaaattttctaattattagAAATGTAGTGggtaaaaagcaaaagctttcaGTCATCTGTACCTTGCTCTGCCAGCAATGGAGGTGAAATCTCCAGCAgtggagagctgcagaggttTGGTTGCTCCTCCTTTCTTTGAAACAAACTCTGGGCAGATCCCCAGTGCTCTCAGTCTGTTTGAATaatacttttctgcagctattctggcatttttctgtagaaaaaccACAATGGTTAAATGTTATCTAATGCATTAAATGCCTGGCTTTTGATACTTTTATTTCTATCAATCCTCTGATTCATTTAATTGCTGCTGACAAGTGGAAATGATTATTCACTGCAGGTAAGAATGGCAAAACAATACTTGAAAATTTTATCCCAGATTTTCCTTCCCTGTACCAGCAGTGCTTGGCTCTTGTCAGAGTTACTCATGTTGGAACTGAACCAGACACATTTACAGCAGTTCTCTGCTCCCCGTGCAAGCACGTCTCAAAAATTTCTGATATTTACATGGAGATGGGGCAACAGAGATTGCAATGGAGAAACACTGCcctgaaaatgcttttgaagtATCTTCTAAAAATGTCAGACCACAAATGCCTTATTCAGTATCAGTCAAGATTAATTAGTAGTTCAGAAACAGGGCAACCTGAGTGACTCTTTCAAAAAGGAATGGCATTTGTTTTActctttcttccatttcttgCAACTCTTGCAAATACTCCTGCCTTCTCTGCTTCTCGTTGTTCCTAAGGGGAGCAGAGGACAAGAGAAATCATTATTAATTTATAGTACACGGAGTCATTTTCTACAGCAGCTAAATTGCTCATAACAAATTAAATGTTGTCATACTTCAGGATACATTAGAGGTACTGAACAATTCATCTCTGAAGGAGTCACTCTGGCTAAGCAGAGGCAGGTCCTGACTCTGCTGGACTTAAACAGAGGCTGAGTTTGGATTCTTGGGGttgtttggttaaaaaaaaaaattggatatTTAGGGTTTTTACATGCTGATTTCATACAGATCTTCCAGTTGTTCTAagcaaaattaaacagaaaacaccACAGGAAATTAGGAGCATTACATAAAAATCAGTACTTTTCAAGCCTGAAGGTGAGAATCTTGCTGATCACCTGAGAGAGGTGGCCACATTCTGGATCATGGAACACTTTTCCTGAGCTGGTTTGTCAAGGGCCCAGTGAATAGAGCAGGATAATGGAACTGTTGATTCATAACTGAAATTATCTCTAGGGTTAGAGAGAGCATTGGATAATGCAGGTGGAATGGGTTGGAACCCTTCACTCTCTGAACTGGGCACATCTGCCACTGCAGGTCAGGCACTGCAGGGCAAGGATGAGATCAAGGGGAGGCCTCTACACCTCTGCTTCCTCCCGCCTCTCCCCCTGACCATCCCTGAACTCCTCACCATGCTGGGAAGTGAACTTCCATTCCTTACTGTgaatgtctgtctgtctgccccTGACAGACAGTGTCAGTGTGCCACACTCCAGCTGGGCTGAGATGAGCATTACCAGCTTCAGCACCTGCACCAGGAAGTGATCCTGcttcacaacagcagcattttccaccCACACGGGAGCCCCTGACATCTCACTAAGCTGAACACTGTAGTGTGGAATTTGCTGTTGAACAAACCCAAATCACATCTACCATCACCTGCCGTGTCTCTGAACTCTCTGTCCCACAGTCAGCAGATCCCGTGCTCGAGGACACACGGATCATAAAGCTCCTGTCATTAACAGTATGGCAGCTTACTGGAAATTAGGATTTGTGCTTGCTGCCCCAGAATCCTGCCCAGGCATGAAGCaacaggggcagagcagggcctcTCACCATGCCCACATAACAGCACCTTAAACTGAcaatgctgcagcagcaccaccgTGCCAGGCCAGATCACAAACCTCACTAAAGACTTGTTCAGacaggatttcttttccttagcATTAGAGAAGCAGAAAGGGTTAAATTAGCCCCAAACACGAGGCCAAGCAGCTGTCATGGGGTTAGAGCTGTGTCAGAGCTGGAGCTATCTGGAGTGGCAGCTTACAGCACTCCAAGAAGGCCCTCGTGTTTTTCCCCTGTGTCATACACAAAGAGTCTTTGCATTGCATCTCTACTCCAGGGAGCCTGGGATCCCATTCCTcctgagcaccagcagcttccTCACTCACTGCTGTTACACTGGGAAGttaaaatattcctgcttttatttccctcttcagTGGGGACCTGCTGGGACAAAGAAGTGAGCTGTGAAATGTTTGCTGCTGCACCAAAGTTGCACCAACACCAGTGCAGTATCCAGGTCTGCAAGGATATTCTTGTATCCACACCTTCCCTTCTGATTTTTACAACCTTTTCCTCTTTAGTTGCTACATCAATGGAGAAAACACAGGACTCTCCTGTTGCTGAATCTATAATGATCTAATGTGGAATGTATTTATATTTCCATATGCCGTTTATTTCTATCCTCTGAGTTCAATATGGGTTGGCATCAATTTCCCAGCTGAAACGCTAAATTTGGGCACTTTTTCACCAGCTGCTTGCACCATGTTTAATTTACCACATGTAAATATCTAAATTTCGACTAGGCTATTTTTTTACACACTGTATGTTTAACATACAGTGCAATCCCAAACCTCTCCTTCTCATTGTTGAATGAGGTGTTTGGGATTCAGGGGAATGCAACAAAATACCTGAATGTTTTTAATCTGGGCTTAGACATCTGAGCTAGGCTCTGATGTGGGTCATTGGCCTCAGCCCGAGCCATCAcaattttctggaatttttttgttctttgtttctgcttctttctgttccttttttgttgttcttccagccttcttttttcctcaagggaattcctgctggggaGAATAAACTGAGGCTGAATTCAGTTTAAACCTAGAGCAAGATTTCAAAGGAAGCTTTGGCAAAGATGATTCCAAAGAGAACAACAGGGTGAAAACAGGGTTGCTATGACAGGACACAATGTATGTGCCATTTCAAGGGATTCAGGATATCCTGGGAAACCGGAGTCATTTGTCTTCTTCTTAGGGACATGCTGACAAAAATGCACTAGTGTTCCTTTAACAATAATAAATACTAATTAAAtcctatatataaatattttaagaattataTTATAAGCCCTTATATTAACCAATCAAATCCTATATTCACTGCATGGAAGAATTAACTACATATGTAGAAGTACCAAAAATAACACCAAATAAAATACCAAATGTATactactaataaaaaaaaatctacttttcaAGTAGATATGAAGCAGAGCATCTCCAAGCAGTCACCTTAGGGCTTGCAGCCGTCGTCTCGTGGATTCTGTGGTTTTGGGAGGTTTGgatttcccctctcccaggaGATGTGGCTTTGCCCCAGACTGCCCCATCTGAGGCTTCCGTCTCGGAGAGGCAAACGGCCACCGGGTTTCCTTCAATTTTTCCTCATCCTCTTGCATGTCCTTCAAGATCTTGTCCTTTCTTGAGGGAATGTATGAAGTACAAAGGTCGAAAGGCTCACAGACCGTGAGGggtttcacttttttttgtctcaggAGGCGTTTCTGGAATTTCTCATGTAGGAGCTCAAAATCGGGAACGCTCGGTTTGATCTTGAGCTTGTGCTCCATTTGCTTTGCTTCAGTGCTcttgtgtttcttctttttgctggTCTCTTTCAAAGCCAGTCTGCTGTTGGGTACGGATGAATTTCGtagcagctcctcagctctcaTCTTGATCCTgatttccctgcagagctcctcctCCTTTACCTTGTCATGGAAATCTGGACTATAAACACATTTGGGGACTGGTTTCGCTCTGAACactttggttttaatttcagGTGGGGAAAGGTCTTTGAACTGCATTTTCCTGGCTTCACGCCTTTGCCTCTCTCGCTCAATGAACTTAAAGGGCTTTTGGGTAGCCAGGAGCTTGAGCTTGCTCCTCTCCCTCACAGACCTCCTGCGCTCCTCGTTCCGCTGCACGATGTCCCGGTAGAGCGGCAGGAAGACGGTGGCGGGCACGGGATTGGCTCGGAACTTTTTCTGGcactctgcttcctcctccagctgcttcttCAGCAAGTGGTTCTCCAGCTCAATCCGTGACTTGGATTTGACGTTCTGCTCTTTCTTCTGAGCTTCTCTGATGGTCATCTGGAAGGGCTTGGGCACAGTGACTCTGGGGGACCACACCTTCTCTTTCTTGTGCGCTTTCCTGCAGGCCGGTgagctgggcaggctgtgctTGGCACGGGACACGTAGTCTTCCAGGCAGAACCCATCCCACATTTTTTCAATCTGTTGTTTAGCAAACGAGGATGATCCAGCTCCGCTGCTGTTCTCTTCAAAGGCTAATTCTTCATCAGACGCGTCCGACACGCTCGAGCCCAAGGGATCGCTTAAGTCTGAGTCTGAAAAGGATTTGTGCAGGTTAAGAGGCTGATATGAACTCTTGTCCCAAGTTGGCCTTGAAaataaaggggggaaaaaaaacaccttggTTTGAGCCAGTCCAACACTGATGCAAAGCTGGTGACTTCCACTCTAAGGAATCATCACTAGAAACAAAAACGAATGGCAGAGGGGGGTgagaagaggaaagagcagcacacagggcaCTCAAAGCAGATCCTGGTTTTGATGCTGATCACCAAGTCAGCACTTCTTGCCTTGGGAAAGGCCCTGTGCTTTCCTAAATGTGCTGCCCAATCCCTGCTGTGTAAGAATATCCTGCCTGGATAACATAAACTACTCAGTGCAGTATAAAGACTACTCAGTGCAAATCTCCCAGCGCAGAACAACAACTAAATAAACTATTTAGTGCAATACAGCACCGCTGCACACCCACCTCTAAAGCTCACAGACCATCAGCAAGGTAATGAGCGGTTCTGTCACCAAAACTGACTTTTCTCTGATTATCTGGTTATGAGAGGTGGGGAGTGGAACACTTTCCAGCCCAGAAACATACCCTGTTGTTACAGCTGCCTGCAAAGCATTTGGGAATCTTCAGCTAAAAAGTGCCCCCAAACTTACCTACAGCACTTTGGAGAGGTGTCATTTCTCTTATCCGAGTCTTGTACTCCTTTTAAATACAGCTTGTTCTGATACATACTTTCCAGTTTTGCCATGGTCTCCATGTGGGCGTtcttcagctcttccagctTCAAGTAATACTCTTGATTTGAACTGTACATTTTGGAAAAGTCTATCCACTTGTCACAGTCTCTCTTTGGAGGGGAGGCCTGCTCTCTGTCGGTATTTGAGTCCAAGTCAAAGCCATCCTAGAAGAGATGTTCATAAATTTTTTCTGCTAGAAGGAAGGGGAACAAGGTTCTTAATATTGCTTTATCCTAATTAAGTCTCAGGAATGGTAAAGTAACACAAACAGAGATACCTGTATACAAATGCTAATGTAGAAGTACATGGAATAATCTTATTGCCTATTAATTTTTATCCTAAGAGTCCTATTTAAAGCCTGTAAAAATTCCCAAGTCTGCCCTCTAATCAATATGTTTATAACAGGAAATATCATCAAAAGGActgaccaaaagaaaaaaattaactattttgTAAAGTGTAATTTTTTACTGATTACTATGCAGCTctaaaaatgcctttatttaCAAGCAAACAGAACCTTCTCTGCCAACTAGTTCCATAACTGCTCTAAAAATAAGTCATTAGAGATGTGGTGCATAAATATTTATGCCATTTCCATAACTTACTGTGAAATGACAGGGATTCTGCACAGCTTATGTTTCCAATACTGTTTGTCAGCTTGCAGCTGTGTGCAGTTAATATcatttaagcattttaaaagcttacACAAGTCAGAGAAGTTATTAAAGCCAGGTTAGTCAGCATCACAAAAGCTTCATTTTGTTCTAAGAGGCGCGTTTTAAAAAGTCATGGGCCagtttctttattaaaaaaaaaacagagtacTACTTTCCCACGCAGGGGTATTTTAATAAACTctgatataaaataaataaataaatatttaaaatgttttgccaGGTTTTCACTGCAAAAATCCCGAAGTGTTGCGATCCAGCACCCCGCACCTCCCAGAAGCGGCGTGTACGAGCCCGGCTCGCTTTCTGGCGCCGCGGAACGGCCCCAGCCCTGGGCGGGCAGGGCAGGCCGGTTCTCCGTCTGCCCTGCAGCCGCCGCGCTCCGCAAGCCCATTAAAGGATCGGCGCTGCGGCCGGGCCATCTGTCAGCTGTCccccgtgtgtgtgtgtgtgtgtccccagcgCCCCGCAGCGCCGAGCCCGCTCTGCAGAGGCGGCCCGGGGAGGGCGCGGtgccgcagccccgggccgtGCCCGCGGTACCtgcgcggcggcgggcggcggtCCCCGCTCGTAGAGCGCGGCGGGAGCCCGGGTGCGCGGGTCGAGCGGCGTGCGGAGGCAGGAGGCGGCCAGGCGGGCGGCCCGGTGCGCGTCCTCCATGCCGGGAGCGCCGGGAGGCgcctccgctccgctccgcctgccgggggcggccccggggcggaGCGCGGCGCGTTAACGCCCGGCCCGAGCGCCgcggccggggctgggctgggctgggctgggctgggcttcGTTTCGTCCCGCTCGCAGCCGCTGCCCGTGCGGATTCTTAGGTGACTTCTCGCAGGGTTTTACTGGGAACCTCCAATTCTCGCCGGCGAGCCCGCGTTTTTGGCGCCCTCAAGTTATTAAAGAAGCGTTTTCCGTCTTGATGGTTGTACTGCAGATAAGCAATGTCAAGGTAAGGCTAAACCAGGATAAGCAGGAGCGTTCTGTCCTAAACCAGGAACATTTTGTCCTAAGAATATTCTATCCTAAaccaggagaagcaggagcaTTCTGTCCTAGGATTATTCTATCCTAAACCAAGAATATTTTGTCCTAGGAATATTCTATCCTAAACCAGGAGAAGCAGGACTATTCCATCCTAAACCAGAAGAAGCAGGAGCCTTCTGTCCTAGGAATATTCTATCCTAAACCAGGATAAACAAGAGCATTCTGTCCTATGAATATTCTATCCTAAaccaggagaagcaggagcaTTCTGTCCTAGGAATATTCTATCCTAAACCAGGATAAACAGGAGCATTCTGTCCTACGAATATTCTATCCTAaaccagaagcagcaggagctttcTGCCCTAGGAATATTCTATCCTAAACCAGGAGAAGCAGGAATATTCTGTCCTAGGAATATTCTATCCTAAATCAGGAGAAGCAGGAATATTCTGTCCTAGGAATATTCTTTCCTAAACCAGGAGCATTCTGTCCTAGGAGTATCCTATCCTCTATCAGGACAAGCAGGAACATTTTTCCTCTACAAAGAGGAATGAATGCTGGATGGACCTGTTTAATGTAGtgaaattacaaatattttttgtgatgAAATCACACACAATTGTTGCTGGAATTCTTGTCAAGAACTGTAACCCTGTGATAATGGGGAATGAAAGCTTTAATCATAGTACCTAATCTAAGATCACTGTTGGACGTGACCCTGTGGGGTAAGGCACTACTTGCAATTTTAAACAGGCAATGAATAATTAATGCAGGACATTAATGCCTAAATCGGTTGTCTAATTTATTAATTAGTCATTGAGTTATTCTGTTTGTTCTACTTGGCAAGTCACAACAGCAGGTCAACACCTTGGTGGAAATTTACtcaaaagctgcagctgcaacCAAACATGAATGGAAATGAGAGAAGAGATGGAAGAAACACTCCCCTTTAAACATTAAGAGGAATCTGATGGTTTCAGTATAGCAGTAATGGAGATGAAAGGGTTAATTCAGTATGCCAGGCTAATAATTAGAAGCTGGAAAGCTAATTTGCATTATTATAGAACAGGGTACGTTTGACTTCTCAGCCAGCTTTGGGAAAAGCAATTActctgggagcagggggggGAAGCCCTGTGGAGAACACCCTCTGTGGGGCTCTGGACGATGGGATGGCATCAGGAATCACTGCAGAGTCAGGAGAGCAAGGAGTGGGAGGTGCTCCCACTGCAAACATCCTTCTAGGGGCATCACTGAGGGCAGGACCACCACCCCCTTAGGGAAAGCTTTGGGAGAGGCAGCTCTAAGCCAGCTCAGTGTTACTAGAGTGCACTTCAAGGGCATTTTTAGAATATATCACAAGAGGTGATTGGTCGCCTTAAACGTTTCAGCCTAAAGAGgagcaaaggaaagcaaatgtaACAAACTCCAACAAAATTATACAGCAAAGAGTCAGGTAGACTACTGCGTGTTTATTGGtaacacagcattttctttctgaaaaccaACTGTTACTTAAGTTAAACCTGATCAAAGTACATCAGTCTGGGTGGAGTTTAAGACAATTCACACAGGCGCTTTTGGTGAGGAGTCCATATTCCAGCTACAGGGCAGGAGCTCGAGGCCTTGGTCCCCACCTCTGCTCAGCTTATCCTCGAGTGTTCACCTGCAGGGAGGACACGCAGTCAGGCAGAAGAAAGCACAGGATACATCACAATTCCTCCTTTGATAAAGACCCTGGCCTTTAAGGGACTCTAATTCCTTGCTTTATGGCGCAGTATTTATAATTCATTAGCTGCAGTTATTAAAAGGATGAATGGTCTTAAGCAGCACACAAACTGAGAACACCCTACACAGTAACTGCATTTTGAAGCACAGCcaataaaaaaatgaaggacAACGTGCTGGTGCTTGTGAAGGAAGGATAACCCAAACCACGACGCCAACAGCACTCACCACATCATCAATCTTGAGAATGCTGCGCACGGTTTCTGTGGCGAGGGTCAGCGCACTCAAAGACACCAGCAGAGGCTgcaccaccagctcctccaggatgTTGGAAATGCCACCCTAAGGGAACAAGGAGCCTTCACTTTGTGCAAGCCACACTACAGTCACATTTAGcactttttctttcagcagaatCCCAAGGGCAATCAACTCCTGGACTATCACAGGGCTTTCACCTGCAACAGGGGCATTACAGCACACATCTTCTCTCCCCAAGCAGTTGACACATCCAGTCAAAATTAACCAACAGCAAAGGTCAACAGTGCCAACTGAGAAAGAGCTGTGGTGTTACTCCCAACTTATGACCAACTGATGGATCATTCTAAACGGATATTTTGTTGTAGCTGAAATGCTTTTGTGGAGACGTGAGATGTTTCCTGTTGTGTGCATAAAGCATTTAATATCTGCTATTACCAATGCTCGGGGTGAGCTCCTGAAAGAACAAGCTGTATTTTCCCTCTAATTTTAGGGAGGCTACCACCTTGCCCTCCCCCTAGTCCAACCCTTAGGAGGTTAAGCACGTCCCCTGTGACACCCAGGAATTCCAATCCCTCATTACCTTCCTGACGTTAATGCcagctgttttctctccttggGCATGTCTGTTTCGGAGCTCCGTCACCGTGGAGATGGGGTTGAGCCCCGCGTTCTCAGCCAGGGTGGAGGGAATGACCTCGAGCGCGTCCCCGTAGGCTCGGACGCAGTAGGAGTCCATCCCCTTCAGCGTCCGCGCGTACTCGTTCAGCCGCAGCGCCAGCTCGATCTCCGGGGCTCCGCCGCCGGCAATCAAAGCCCTGAGGCACGGGAATGCCCATCACACCACTGCACACGCAGCCAGGCTCTACGAGTTACTAACAACCCCACTGAGACCTTACCTTTTCTTCACTAAGCACCTTATGACACACAGGGCGTCGTGGATGGAGCGCTCGGCTTCCTCCAGCACCAGTTTGTTGGATCCACGGACCACGATGCTCACGGTTTTCCCGGGGTTTGTGCAGCCTGTGATCTAAAACATAAAACCAGATACTGACACCGGGGAACAAATAAAAACTTGGgacaagatttttctttaaattctgtAACAGCACTGACGTCTGGCCAAGCAAAACCCCTGCACTGCTGAAGCTGGTGGCTACTTAGAACTTAAAACAGGTACTTAAATGTAATAAATTCCACAGtaaaaaacatcaaaaccaCCAGTCATTAAAACGACAGATGTTAAGCAGGTATTAACACTTTGTCCCTCACTCACCTTAATTAGTTTCCCAGAACCGTTCAAGTTGacctcctctgccagctcagcagagcccagcatgTCAGGGGTGAACTGGTCAATGTGAGCCACAGGCTTAGTTCCAATTGTCTGAAAAAAGaacgggaaaaaaaattaatccagagGCTGACTGCAGAGTCAGCAAGTACGCTGCATGTTGTTCTTTTGCATATGACAGTAAAATGCAGAAGGGACTGTAGCTCTTACATCAGTCCTCAATCCATCTATAGAGtgtggctgctcagcagagcaggaatgttTCTTAGGGCAATGCCTGCTCTTGCATTACAGTCAAAACATGAAACTTGCGAAAATGTCACAATAATctggccctggctgggcagtTAGTTTTGGGGTagattttaaaacactgctgcTCATTTATATGACCCACCTTACCTTACATATAAACTCAATGTCCTCTCTTTCAATGTCTTTAACCACCATGATCTTCACTTTGTTCAGGAAATGGAGGGCCAGGTCACTGAGAGCATCCCTGAAAACGAGAGGGAAGGAGTCAGGTCCCAGTGCTCAAATTCCTCACAGTACAAAGTAAGGATGCCATCACACTCAAAATACAGTGTTGGTGCTTTGTAGCCACTGTTACTCTGCCAAGTGTGACTGTGTTTGGCTTCAGTTTTCCACACAATTCCAAGGGTGCCTGGGTATTAACGTACCTCAGGATGGACTTCTGAATGAGCAGCACATTGCAGCCAGCCTTCTTGATCTGCTTCACCAGGTTCAGGATGTAGGCTCTCTCCTCACGCAGCACTCTGTCCATTTGAGCATAATCAGAAACAACGATCTGGTTGTCCATCTGttccaaataaaaaagagaaaggtaaGTGTCAAAACGTGCCACGTTCTCCaatggaaaatgtaattctAAACAAGTAAGTGTAACAGCAAAATACTGTAAGAGAGTTCAGGTGACACTGAATTTAAGTTTGAGCAATTTTTAACGTAATTTAAACTTATTTTAtgatttaaacaatttttttatacCAACTGTAATGTTTTTTAGGACCCAGCAGCTCTTCACTTTAGCTGTGGCACAGAGTTGACACCACAGCAtcttaaaaaaacatttgttaTTCTGCTTGCTTATCCCAAGTCCTAGAGGATGAGGATTTGCTCTAGCCACAGTCTGACTTACATCTGTCTTTGGAGCAGACAGGCAGAACTGAATGAGGCCAATTTTGGCTTTTTCCACTCTGGTTACACCGGTGTTTGCCACCTTCTGAGTCAGGACGAGTCCCTCAACCAGTTCACAATCATCAATTGTGCCCCTGGAAACAAACACAACCCATGACTGGAGCACTCTGGGAAACTGAGGTCACACAGACAAATTTGTCCAATTACAAACTGTTTCTTAC harbors:
- the FAM161A gene encoding protein FAM161A isoform X5, which produces MTPLQSAVDSDLSDPLGSSVSDASDEELAFEENSSGAGSSSFAKQQIEKMWDGFCLEDYVSRAKHSLPSSPACRKAHKKEKVWSPRVTVPKPFQMTIREAQKKEQNVKSKSRIELENHLLKKQLEEEAECQKKFRANPVPATVFLPLYRDIVQRNEERRRSVRERSKLKLLATQKPFKFIERERQRREARKMQFKDLSPPEIKTKVFRAKPVPKCVYSPDFHDKVKEEELCREIRIKMRAEELLRNSSVPNSRLALKETSKKKKHKSTEAKQMEHKLKIKPSVPDFELLHEKFQKRLLRQKKVKPLTVCEPFDLCTSYIPSRKDKILKDMQEDEEKLKETRWPFASPRRKPQMGQSGAKPHLLGEGKSKPPKTTESTRRRLQALSRNSLEEKRRLEEQQKRNRKKQKQRTKKFQKIVMARAEANDPHQSLAQMSKPRLKTFRNNEKQRRQEYLQELQEMEERVKQMPFLFERVTQKNARIAAEKYYSNRLRALGICPEFVSKKGGATKPLQLSTAGDFTSIAGRARITKVKVKKMEFLEEAAGDSPQSEQSWEEEEEEEKGKGVKTSTPEEQCSDLEDGDEARASPGVLEPGSSQHSDQGEEEEEAKADLSLGHSQEEEEEEEAQTGPSLDHSQEEEEEEEEAKAGPSLDHSQEEEEEEEAKAGPSLDRSQEEEEEEEAKAGPSLDRSQEEEEEEDESRPRSDGSHEEEAQSDPEAEGAFQYEDEEYESDDSEEKPSDEEGH
- the FAM161A gene encoding protein FAM161A isoform X3, which produces MEDAHRAARLAASCLRTPLDPRTRAPAALYERGPPPAAAQDGFDLDSNTDREQASPPKRDCDKWIDFSKMYSSNQEYYLKLEELKNAHMETMAKLESMYQNKLYLKGVQDSDKRNDTSPKCCRPTWDKSSYQPLNLHKSFSDSDLSDPLGSSVSDASDEELAFEENSSGAGSSSFAKQQIEKMWDGFCLEDYVSRAKHSLPSSPACRKAHKKEKVWSPRVTVPKPFQMTIREAQKKEQNVKSKSRIELENHLLKKQLEEEAECQKKFRANPVPATVFLPLYRDIVQRNEERRRSVRERSKLKLLATQKPFKFIERERQRREARKMQFKDLSPPEIKTKVFRAKPVPKCVYSPDFHDKVKEEELCREIRIKMRAEELLRNSSVPNSRLALKETSKKKKHKSTEAKQMEHKLKIKPSVPDFELLHEKFQKRLLRQKKVKPLTVCEPFDLCTSYIPSRKDKILKDMQEDEEKLKETRWPFASPRRKPQMGQSGAKPHLLGEGKSKPPKTTESTRRRLQALRNSLEEKRRLEEQQKRNRKKQKQRTKKFQKIVMARAEANDPHQSLAQMSKPRLKTFRNNEKQRRQEYLQELQEMEERVKQMPFLFERVTQKNARIAAEKYYSNRLRALGICPEFVSKKGGATKPLQLSTAGDFTSIAGRARITKVKVKKMEFLEEAAGDSPQSEQSWEEEEEEEKGKGVKTSTPEEQCSDLEDGDEARASPGVLEPGSSQHSDQGEEEEEAKADLSLGHSQEEEEEEEAQTGPSLDHSQEEEEEEEEAKAGPSLDHSQEEEEEEEAKAGPSLDRSQEEEEEEEAKAGPSLDRSQEEEEEEDESRPRSDGSHEEEAQSDPEAEGAFQYEDEEYESDDSEEKPSDEEGH
- the FAM161A gene encoding protein FAM161A isoform X2, which gives rise to MEDAHRAARLAASCLRTPLDPRTRAPAALYERGPPPAAAQDGFDLDSNTDREQASPPKRDCDKWIDFSKMYSSNQEYYLKLEELKNAHMETMAKLESMYQNKLYLKGVQDSDKRNDTSPKCCRPTWDKSSYQPLNLHKSFSDSDLSDPLGSSVSDASDEELAFEENSSGAGSSSFAKQQIEKMWDGFCLEDYVSRAKHSLPSSPACRKAHKKEKVWSPRVTVPKPFQMTIREAQKKEQNVKSKSRIELENHLLKKQLEEEAECQKKFRANPVPATVFLPLYRDIVQRNEERRRSVRERSKLKLLATQKPFKFIERERQRREARKMQFKDLSPPEIKTKVFRAKPVPKCVYSPDFHDKVKEEELCREIRIKMRAEELLRNSSVPNSRLALKETSKKKKHKSTEAKQMEHKLKIKPSVPDFELLHEKFQKRLLRQKKVKPLTVCEPFDLCTSYIPSRKDKILKDMQEDEEKLKETRWPFASPRRKPQMGQSGAKPHLLGEGKSKPPKTTESTRRRLQALSRNSLEEKRRLEEQQKRNRKKQKQRTKKFQKIVMARAEANDPHQSLAQMSKPRLKTFRNNEKQRRQEYLQELQEMEERVKQMPFLFERVTQKNARIAAEKYYSNRLRALGICPEFVSKKGGATKPLQLSTAGDFTSIAGRARITKVKVKKMEFLEEAAGDSPQSEQSWEEEEEEEKGKGVKTSTPEEQCSDLEDGDEARASPGVLEPGSSQHSDQGEEEEEAKADLSLGHSQEEEEEEEAQTGPSLDHSQEEEEEEEEAKAGPSLDHSQEEEEEEEAKAGPSLDRSQEEEEEEEAKAGPSLDRSQEEEEEEDESRPRSDGSHEEEAQSDPEAEGAFQYEDEEYESDDSEEKPSDEEGH